ctatgtctcccggctggcctgggaacgcctcgggatcccccgggaagagctagacgaagtggctggagatagggaagtctgggcttccctgcttaggctgctgcccccgcgacccgacctcggataagcggaagatgatggatggatggatggatgttgtttgaactttgtatttgtgttgtagaattttggttggcaaaaaatgtcaatggtcaaatcaaagtcagaacccaacattgattaaacgtcaaaaaagaTGTTCCAACGTTAtctttgagttgctcaacgtcaggacctaattcaagaCCAACAGCAATAACAGCCCATTTCAcctttgtaacagtgtttattaATGTCACACCCTTTTTTCTTTATTCACGAATGAGCAATCAGACCGAATATTAGTCATAATTGCACGCATATGTCCCCAAAAATCCCTCACCCTGTACGTTTCCTCCAACAATTTGACATTTTTGCATGTATTTCCGCACCAAACAACTTTTGTCCCGCATTTTGTTTTCGACTCACCCACAGGGAGACTCTTCAGGGACCTCATTAGCATAGGATTCTCCCCGCAGCGCCATAATTGGCGCTGAACAGGCGGCTGCAAAACATCTAGGCCTGAATCACTTCTAAAATATCACCGCGTCTTTTTGGTGGCtgagaaacaaacaaacaaaacagcatAAAGAGCAGAGAGTCATTGAGAGCGACCGCAGTGCAATAAATGTGCCGCAGGAGCAAGGTTTATTTCAGCCTATTTAATACACGGCGCAATAACATTGTGAAGTGTTTACAAGACACCCAGCGCATAAATGCACAATAGAACAGATTCACTTTGTTAAGATAAGAGGAAAAATATTCCTTTGGATAGCACAAAGTCATGGAGCTATTGCTATAACTCAAGTTGTCCTTTTTTCTCTCTCATGATGAATGTGCTTCCTCCTGATGCTCATCAGACAGAATAAATGTTGGCATGTGGCCAGGGTTGGCGGGCCATATTCTGGGCCCCCATTCACAAGACTCCTAAAGGGGCCCCCCCATCCCACTCTAAACCCAAAGTGGCTGCCCCAATACACACAAACTTATTCACGTGGTATGCTTacatacattgaaaaaaaaaattgaatgttgAAAACAGCTTTCTAAAATGCAAACCAGCTTTTTAAAATGCAtgtaaataaaaaagaacaaagttTTGGATTTTTTAAGGATGGGATTAAGAACATATTTTAGGAACCTTCCCAAATAATaacaaagaaaacttttttttgtttgtgtttattttctaCAGGAAAGGCTAAACAAATGTGTCATAAAATGACCAGGATATAGATTTAAATAAACATATAAGCTGTCATTAATATGATTTTAAATTTGTCAATTTGTTCCCTTTCTTTTAGAGCAGGGATGTaacagcaagtgtgtgtgtgtgtgtgtgtgtgtgtgtgtgtgtgcgtgtgtgtgtgtgtgggtgtgtgtgtgtgtgtgtgtgtgtgtgtatgcgtgtgtgtgtgtgtgtgtgtgtgtgtgtgtgtgtgtgtgtgtgtgtgtgtgtgtgtgtgaatatgtgaatatatatataaatataactgtataaggcaggggtagggaacctatggctctagagccagatgtggctcttttgatgactgcatctggctctcagataaatcttagctgacattgcttaacacgataagtaatgaataattctgctggtaatcacagtgttaaaaataatgttcaaattataaaacattctcatgcattttaatccaaccattcattttctctcgcacctgttcaagaagttgcattaatggtaagaagtattatatttattattggttagctttagaataacaatgttattaaaaagaataagaagtgaagtatatagcgctttttctctagtgactcaaagcgctttacatagtgaaacccaatatctaatttttacatgttaaccagtgtgggtggcactgggagcaagtgggtaaagtgtcttgcccaagaacacaacggcagggactaggatggcggaagcggggatcgaacctgcaacccccaagttactggcatggccgttctaccaaccgagctataccaccccaactTATTacaccctaaaaatgttggtcttacttaaaaatgcacgcatttagttgtattcagtgttaaaaaatattatatggctctcacggaaatatgttttgaaatatttggctttcatggctctctcaaccaaaaaggttcccgacccctggtgtaaggATTAAGGATTTGCCCAATGATAATACATAATTGCCTCTGTATTTTATTACATATTTGACATGAAcgttgtaaaaaaaattttttaattttccAGTGAAAAATtttgcagctcagtcaccagaatagtACCATGAAATTgacagtgtgttttgtttttacttcaaatgtaaaaaaaactaccacagattttttttctaatgtaGGATTTTAAGTTGTTTGTGTATTACAGCAAATGGAAAacgtttttttacagtaaaattctggtaagGGTGagggataacttgctttaaaaacaTAATCCGTGCAAGatatataagtatttatttttattacgacatatatatgtatattattgttgCATTTCTGTGTTATATTCAgatgtaaaatatatgtaattaagtttttttttctgtgaaaatggaaaaaattactacatttagtaagaaagtaatttattgacgcatattatttccagctgTTCGCGTTCCATATAAAATGAAGGGTCCCTGGACCTTGAAATGatcacccctgctttagagtagcAATAAGATGCTACACGTAGAATTATCATCAATGGATAACTCAAATAATAATAGATCATtcgaatccatccattcattttctgccgcttgtcccttttggggtcgcggggggtgctgttgcctgtctcagctgcattcgggcggaaggcggtgtacaccctggacaagtcgccacctcatcgcagcattagaattatattattattagtccATTTCctataggatttaaggtccactcCTGTCTTTGAAACTAGAAAACTCTGTTTCTAACTTTCTTTGAGGGTCCTTGACGGCATCACAGTTATGAGCATTTAGATGCAAAAGTAAAACTTCCACGTATTCCCCCCAAGCTGCCACAAATAGTTTGCcttttttattataattacaATAAGGTTAGTGCATCTTCTATAGGAGTTAAGTCCACCCCTGTGTTTGAAACTACAAACACTTGTAGAAAAGTCTGTTTCTAAGTTTAATTGAGGTTCCTTGACTGCATCACAGTTATGGGCATTTAGATCCAAAAGTAAAACTTGCACGTACGTTCTGACCCCTTACTGCCAGAAATAGATATATTTTTACCTTTTGCCTCATCCTTGATCGGGCTGGGTGTGAATTtttaaaggtgagctttgatggCGTTATGACGTCTGTGTCATATGCTAGGTATACTTTTGAGAAGTGACCTGGGTAGTCGTTCTTAATTTGATTCATGCAACGTTGTAATTGAACTTCAATGGCTATATTAGTTTTAAGTTTGTACAAAATTCTGGTCACTAGAGAGTGGAAAGAGTGGTCGCTCCCTCCTTGATAACTTTGGACTGCACGGCGCACCGAAGTCGGCCGATCACCTTCCTGTTGGACGCGATGATGACCACCGGGCTCAGCGCGCAGTACAGCGAGGAGAAGAATATACGCAGGTCGGAAAAAAGCGACTTGCTCATGGTTTTCCTCACTGTGAGGGTGTACACCCAGATTCCGTTGTCCACGCCGTAGAGGACCACGTACAAAGTCACCAGGGCCACCACGACTTTGGCCGCCCGCCGCTCCGAACTGCCGCCTCTTCCTCCGCTTGCGCCGCGAAGGCCCTTGAGCTGCTTGCTGTGCTTGTAAAGGAAGTGTAGGATGATGAGGCTGGCGAGCGTCATGAGCATCATGGGCACCACGTCTCTGCCCACCTGCGCTGCCCCGTTGGCCTCTTTGGAGAGCTTGGAGGGGAAGTTGACGTAGCAGAACTGCACATTGATGCCGTGGTTGGCGGACAACGACGCGTTCATGGCGTTGAGGGAGAAGAGAACGGCGGCCGAGGTCATGCACGTGTTGATCAGCCAGAGGGCCAGGAACACCACCCACAAATAGCGGCCCAGCAAAGACCGGAAGGAAGCCCAGCGTGACCCGGGAGGGGCGATGCTCAGGCACTGGTAGGCGCTGAGGACGAAGGTGAACCAGATGGAGAGCGAGCGGGACGTCCGGTAGGCGAAAATGACACCCTTGCAGGCGGCCTCGCTGAAGATGTCGGCCAGGCGGAGGGACGCCAGCGTCTCCAGCAGGCAACGCACGGCCACCACCACCAGGTTGACGCAAGCCAAGTGCAGCACAATGGCATCAGCGGCGAGGAGGCGCTTGTCCCGGTGCAAGACAGAGAGAAAGGCCACAACGATGGCGGTGTTGCCAGGGATGCCCACCACAGTCAGGGATAAATACAACATCCCACGCACAAACTCCTCTGACGGCATTCCTGGGCGAGTGCAGACAAGAGTCCATCAGGTTGGAAGTGCCAGTGTGTTCCAGCCTCGCCTGAAGGAGCCCCGACACTCGTCTTCTTATACTTTCATGACGCCATTGTTTGCTCTCCACGCTCCATTGACTCCGCACAATTGACTCCAATTACTGCACATCAGTCCAGATGGCTGCCTCCGTCCCCGCAGAGATGCCAACTGACACCATGACAATTAATTTGTTGGCAGCAAATAATTCGGTAGAAAGGCCAGAACGCTCTCTTCTTTGGATGGAAGGCGGTTGTTTAATAGCTCAATAAATAATTGTTTGAATGTCCAACATTCTCACATACAATATTATATtccaaaaaacatatatttattattattattattattagtagtagtagtagtagtagtagtagtattgtgtGAATTTCCAATTATTGACACACATGAgattatacataaaaaaaaatatctatttaaTAATAGTATTATTGtatgaatgtccaagcattctcacatgtaaaaaaaaacatatgtttattattattatcattattattattactattgttattattattattactagtagtagtagtagaacaTTATACACCAAAAAACATCTACAgtatttactattattattattattattattattattattagtagtagtagtagtagtagtagtagtagtagtagtatttgtattattattgttattgtttgaatgtccaagcattcacacatataagattctacaccaaaaaaatattatatttatacttataatgataataataataataataataataattattattattattattagtattattattgtgtgactgtccaagcattcacacatataagattatacaccaaaaaaataatccatttatcattattattattattattattattattagtagtagtagtagtagtagtagtagtagtggtggtattgtgtgaatgtccaagcattctaCACCCCAAAAAATcatatattcattattattatcattatttttatcattagtattattattattattattattattattgtgtgaatgtccaagcattccatccatccatccatccatccatgttctaccgcttgtccctttctgggtcgcggggggtgataTAGAGTCATCTAtttactatgtttttttttaatttatattattattgtatgaATCTCCAAGCATtctcacatataagattctacaccaaaaatattacatttataataattataataattattattaatatttttatcaatattattattattatacccaaaagggaataagcagtagaaaaaggatggatggattattattattattattattactatagtaATAGCCCAAGCATTTTCACATACACCAAAAAAACATCTACTCATTATCATTCTGCTGCAAAGATTTGGCGCGCTCCACAGCCCACAGTTTTCCTCCAATCTGGACCGTTCTAGCATCAAAATGTTCGGCTTGACTGAGAATAATGAGCTCcgcaaaaatgttttgcaaaaaatatccCAAATTACACAGAATTTCCGTTTTTCCGGGTCATTCTTCCCATCAAAAATGAATGGTCATTTTTTGAACTcgtacaattcccacatttctcacccgattcgAATCGTTCCACCATTCACACACTTTAGTCACCTtggacaagttaaaaaaaaattcccacaaCTCTCTGTACATTGCTTCATTTCCTCTACCGTGACTAGTGTCCCAGTTGTTTCAGTTGAAAATCATCCCCACATCATGATGCTGCCACTACTATGCGTCACTTTTCGTCCTGGTGATGAGCGGAGCCTGGTTTCCTCCAGAcgtgatgcctggcattcacgccaaagacttcaatctttgtctcatcagaccaaagAATTTAGTTTctaatggtctgagagtctttcaggtgtattttggcaaacttttgacTAATAAATGCCTTCCATCTGGCCACCATACTGGCCTGATTGATgaattgtccttctggaaggttatccttctccacagaggaatgctgtagttcTGATCGAGTGACCATcgagttcttggtcacctccctaaCTAGGGTCCTTCTCTCCAGATCGTTCAGTTTAGACGTCCGGCCAGCTCAAGGGAGACTTCTCCCA
Above is a genomic segment from Nerophis ophidion isolate RoL-2023_Sa linkage group LG02, RoL_Noph_v1.0, whole genome shotgun sequence containing:
- the LOC133542140 gene encoding olfactory receptor class A-like protein 1 translates to MPSEEFVRGMLYLSLTVVGIPGNTAIVVAFLSVLHRDKRLLAADAIVLHLACVNLVVVAVRCLLETLASLRLADIFSEAACKGVIFAYRTSRSLSIWFTFVLSAYQCLSIAPPGSRWASFRSLLGRYLWVVFLALWLINTCMTSAAVLFSLNAMNASLSANHGINVQFCYVNFPSKLSKEANGAAQVGRDVVPMMLMTLASLIILHFLYKHSKQLKGLRGASGGRGGSSERRAAKVVVALVTLYVVLYGVDNGIWVYTLTVRKTMSKSLFSDLRIFFSSLYCALSPVVIIASNRKVIGRLRCAVQSKVIKEGATTLSTL